The Paenibacillus pabuli DNA segment GTCGTGCGCAAAGGATATGAACATCCCGAAGCCGTCATCAAAATGTTGAACCTGCTCATTCGCGATGAGTCAAAATTCGATATCTCTGTGCCTGTGGGCCACTATCCGCTGCGTGTACCGATGTCCTACATGGATGAGAGCGAATATTCGGCGAAAGCATTGCAGGAAGTACTCGCTGGCACGAAGAAACCCGAAGACTTTACCGATCCGGGCTATAAACTGCTTGCTGCGGATATTGAGAACGTCAAAAAAGTGAAGAAAGAGCCGTATGACAATATGGACATCCAGTATTGGGACCCCCAGGCAGACCTTGGTGTATGGAGCCGCATCTATTCACTCTTGGTCGGATCATCGTCCTTGCAGCAGGACTATAACAAGGTATATAGCCTTCTCTATTCCCAAACCCGTACGATGGAAAGCCGCTGGTCGAATCTGAAAAAGCTGGAGGATGAAACCTTCCTGAAAATCATTATGGGAGCTGCACCTCTGGATACATTCGATACGTTCGTCAGCGACTGGAAAAAGCAAGGCGGGGACAAAATCACCGAGGAAGTGAAGGAGTACGTCAAGTAGAAGCTGTCCAGAGCGCCGGGGTCAGTCATCCGGCGCTTCTTCTTGAGAAGATCAGGGATGGGAGATTGCAGAGGAGGAACAACGGATGCGAAATCGAAGTTTCATCAAACATTATTACATCATGTTGCTGCCCGGATTTCTGTGGCTGCTGTTCATCAGTATCATTCCCATGTTCGGGATTGCCATTGCCTTTCAGGACTTCAACCCGGGCCAAGGCATCTGGAAATCGACCTGGATTGGGCTGGAGAACTTCGAATATATGTTCAGCCTGAACGATACCAAGACCATTTTCTTCAATACAGTGAATATTGCCGTCATGAAAATTGCCGGTAACCTGATTGTGCCGTTGATCTTTGCGATCATGCTCAATGAACTGCGTCTCATGGTGGTCAAGCGGTGGGTGCAAACGATCGTGTATCTTCCGCATTTTTTGTCCTGGGTTATTCTATCCGGCATATTGCTCGACGTGTTTTCGTACACGGGTCCGGTCAACGGATTGCTGAACATCCTTGGCATCGAACCAGTATTGTTCTTTGCCCGTGCAGACCTGTTCCCGTTTATTGTGGTCGGCAGTGACGTATGGAAGGAGTTCGGCTTCAACACAATCATCTATCTGGCTGCCCTGACGGGCATCAGTCCCTCCCTGTACGAAGCTGCTTCAATTGACGGAGCAACCCGGATGCGGAGAATCTGGCATGTAACCTTGCCAGGCTTGCGTACCACGATTGTGCTCTTGGCTGTGCTAAGCCTGGGGAACGTACTGAATGCAGGCTTTGACCAGATTTTCAATCTATACAATCCACTGCTCTACTCAACAGGTGACATTATCGATACTTGGGTATACCGCGAAGGCTTGTTGAACATGCAGTATGGACTTGCAACCGCGGTTGGTTTGCTGAAATCGGTGGTCAGTTTTGTGCTCATCATTGTCTCGTATCTGCTGGCTTCGAAGTTCGCCAATTACCGCATATTCTGATTAGGAGAAGGAGTCGAGCGAGATGATAAGAGAAACAACGCTGCGATCCAGGGTGTTCGATATCACGCTTCTGGTTGTGCTGCTCCTGATTGCATTCCTGTGCATATTACCTCTGTGGTATACGCTGGCCGTGTCTTTAAGCGAAAAATCAGCGGCAGCTGCCGGAAAAGTATGGTTATGGCCTGTTGGCTTCAACTTCAATTCATACCAGCAAATTATCGGCGATCGTTCCTTTTTCAATTCCTTTTGGATCTCCATTCAGCGGGTTGTGCTTGGTGCTACAATCACGTTTGTAGTGACAACGATGATGGCGTATCCGCTCTCACGAAGCCCGCGTGAATTCCGGATGCGCAATGTATTCATGTGGATTCTTGTGTTCACGCTGCTGTTTAACGGCGGCTTGATTCCCTGGTATATGACCGTGAAGGCAATTGGGCTGTATGATACCATCTGGGCGCTTGTTCTTGGCGGGGGAGTACCGGTATTTAACGTTATTCTGATCGTGAACTATTTCCGCAATCTGCCCAAGGAACTGGACGAGGCTGCTCTCGTGGACGGGGCCGGGCCGTGGCGAATGTTGGTCACCATTTATGTGCCGCTGGCCGTACCGGTACTGGCGACCGTCACATTGTTCACCATCGTCTACCATTGGAACGAGTTCTTCCATGGGTTGGTGCTGACTTCAGGTCAGGATCATTATCCACTGCAAACGTTAATCCAGCAATTCGTTGTGGTCATCGACGCGTCCAACATGACGGAAGACCAATATAAACGCATGAACGAGTTATCCAATCAAACGCTGAATGCCGCAAAAATTTTCATTGCCATGCTTCCCGTACTTATTGTATATCCATTCCTACAGCGCTTTTTCATCCACGGCATTACTCTAGGTTCGGTGAAGGAGTAGTTGCTTCATTCAGGATGCAATATAGAGCAGAGTTCATGAGAGGAAGCGGCACAACTAATTAATGATTTGATCAAAGCATAATTTAATATCTTGGTAGAATAGGTCAGTATTCGATCTCGTCGATGCTGACCTGTTCTTATTAAAGCTTAACATGAAGTGAATCTTCTAAGGATCTATGAGTTACTTCTCGCTTCACGCGACCTTCTAAAAGAAGTTTACAAGTAAGTAAATGTTGAATGCCTACATCCTCCAGAACAATGTTAATGACGGAACTAGCGATCCCGAGATAGCGGAAATTACGTTAACGATGCTGTAGAAGTATTTTGGCAAAATAACCAGATCGGCTGAAGCCAAGCAGTCTTGCTGAAAGCTGACCAATTATCTAAAGAATGCAGGGGTAAAGCTTATCAAAATTTATTCATTAATGAACGAAAAGAAGAATGCTATACTAATAAATGAATATGATATGTGTTGGTTATTGCTAAATAGCGGTGAACGGAGAGTGAGCAGTGTTGAAAATAAAGATCATTATTGCCGATGACAATCCATTTATCCGGGAAGGCATGAGGATCATCCTGACCACTTTCGATGAGTTCGAAGTATTGGCGACGGTTCAAGATGGTCAAGAAGCGGTAGATTTCTGCCTGGAGAATGAAGTAGACGTGGCGCTGCTCGATGTGCAGATGCCCAATATGAATGGTGTGGAAGCGACCAAGCTGATCTCCGAACAGACAGGAACCAAAGCGTTAATCCTGACCACTTTCGATGACGAGGCGTTTATTATCGATGCGATTCGCAACGGAGCGAAGGGATACCTGCTCAAGAATAACGATCCGGAGCGGATTCGAGATGCCATCATAACTGTATACAACGGACATAATGTACTGCAGGATGCTGTGCTGGATAAGCTGAAAACTAGTTTGCTACTGGACAAGGATAAAGATCAGAAAGAAGATAGAGGGAGTAAGATCGACAGAAGCTTATTCACGGATAGAGAGCACGACATTATGTTACTCATTGCGAAAGGGCTTTCCAATCGTGAAATCTCGAAGAGGCTATTCATCTCAGAAGGCACGATAGCCAACCACATTACTTCTATTCTAGGTAAGAAGGGCTTTACGCATCGTACACAAATTGCGATTTATTTTCTGACCGGGGAAGTGGATTAAATGACGGAGAGGGGAACCTCTATAGAACTATGGACAATGAGCATAAAAGCGATCCTCTTAAGCTATGTGGTTATTCAATCCTATGTATCTGTAGGTTCGATTTCGCCATGGTATATACTGTACATCCTAATCTACCTGTGTTTGAATATTTCCATTCATATCACTAAAAAAGTTAGTATCACGACGATTGTGCTTCTGTTGTCTCTGCTGGTTACCGCAGTGTCCTCGACATACATCCAACCCTTATTGTTACTCCTGTTACCTCTGAACATATACGAACTATTTACTATATATCTGCGTAAACGCGGAATTATTCTATTACTTATGATGGTTCCACTCTTGTTGCTGTCTCCAGAACCTCAAACCATCTTGGTTACATATGGTCTCGTTGCGATGCTAAGTTTCCTATACTACCACTTGCTTAACACCTACATAAATAAAAATGCTGAACTCAAAGAGGACATAGAAAAAAGAAACGAGCACATCCAACAGTTGACTAAGAGCTTAAATGAGAACAACGAATATATCAGACAGGCCGATTATACGATAAAGCTGGAGGAGCGCAACCGAATGTCTCAGGAAATTCATGATAAGATCGGGCATTCTATGACGGGTGCATTGATCCAGATGGAAGCCTCGAAGCGCTTGTTCACCTCCGATCCGAACAAGGCTGCGGAACTGCTGCAAAATGCAATCAATATCTCTAAGGATGGGATCGAGAGTATTCGCCTTGTGCTTAAGAATGTAAAGCCTCCGACAGAGCAACTCGGAATGAATCGGATAAGATTATTCGTTGATGAATTTTCAGCGAAGCATTTGATCAGAACCTCACTCACTCATGAAGGTAATGTCGACATCATTACTCCGATCCAATGGAAGGTCATTCAGGAGAACACCAAGGAAGCGCTGACCAATGCCATGAAATATTCAAACGCAACTTTCATCTCCATCCATATCGAGGTACTGAGATCCTTGATCAAGGTCGAAGTATCGGACAACGGTAAAGGAGAGCAGAAGGTGATAAAGGGCTTGGGATTAATCGGCATGGAAGAACGGGCAGCAAGCGTATCTGGTACGATTATCGTCGATGGCTCACGAGGCTTCAGTGTCACTACATTAATTCCTCACGGATAATATGAGATTTACGATGATTAGATAGGAAGATTCTCAGGGGTGAAGGATGAACTTGTGCACTGTCACAGGGGCATCCTTTTTTATTACAATTACATTATCCTAAAGACGAAACGGGAGTGTTACGAATGAACGTACTTGAAATTAAGCAGCTTACGAAGAAATTTGGAGATTTTATTGCCGTGGACAATATCACGATGTCCGTGAAGGATGGCGAGATCTTCGGATTTCTGGGTGCGAATGGAGCAGGTAAGAGTACAGCGATTAACATGATTGCCTCTCTGCTCCGGATTACCAAGGGTGAAATTGAAGTTCTTGGCAAGAGTATCGCTAAGCATGGCAAATTCGCGAAAATGAACATCGGGATCGTGCCGCAGGAATTGGCTATTTATGAGGATATGACTGCATACGAGAACGTTCATTTTTTCGCCGGATTATACGGACTAAGAGGAGCCGAGTTAAAGGAACGGGTGATTGAAGCACTAGCATTTGTGGGACTGGGCGACAAGCACAAAAGCTATCCCAAAAATTTCTCGGGCGGTATGAAGCGAAGATTGAACATAGCTTGTGCAATCGCCCATCGGCCAAAGCTGCTTATCATGGATGAGCCAACGGTGGGGATTGATCCGCAATCCCGCAACTATATCCTTGGTTCCGTGAAGAAACTGAATGAATTGGGCAGTACGATCTTCTACACCAGCCATTACATGGAAGAGGTCGAGGAGATCTGTACAAGAATCGCCATTATCGACCACGGCAAGATTATCGCGGAAGGAACGAAAGGTCAATTAAAAGCTATCATTACGAATCAGAAAAATATAGGTATTGAGGTTCGTTCAGCGGAAAATCTGAATAAGAACAAGTTGGAGGGAATTGCTGGCGTAAACCGGGTTGAGGTGGAGGATCGAATCGTTAAGATCACCTCTGATTCGGAGGTCAATAACTTGAACCGGATCATCCAGCAGTTGATGGCAGACGATATCGAAATACGTTCAGTGGAAGAGAATGAGCCTAGTTTGGAGACGGTGTTTCTGACATTGACAGGCAGAAGTCTGCGCGACTGATTTAGAAAGAAGTGAAAGGAGGCGCAGGTGCAATGAATGTATTTAGAATAATGCTTAAAGAGTTGAAAGTTATCCGCGATCCCAAGATGCTTTTGTTCTTAGTGGTTTCGCCGCTATTAACCATGCTTATTTTGGGAACAGCGCTTACGAATGCTTTTAACGGCAGTTTAACGGTTGAAGAGATCAAGGTACTTTATAAGAATAATAGCACATCGAGTGAGTTATCTACGTATTGGGACGACTTCACGGGGCAGATGCGTCAAGCCGGCATTAAACTCGAGAAGGCAGACGAAAAGACGGATGGGAAAATTGAAGTGAAGAACAACCGCTATGCGGGTTACGTCGAAATTTCGGACAGTGGGTTGAATTTTTACAGTAGTAGTCAGAGCTTGATTGAAAGCGACATTGCTAAGAGTGTGCTTGCGTCTTTTACAGATCGTTACCGATTGGCGGCTGAAATATCAGGTACAGACACGGAGCAAGTGGATGCGATCACGATCGGAAGCGGCGCTAAAAGTTATGTGGTAGAGGAGTCGTTGAATGCGCCAAGAAAACCTGGTGCTATGGACTATTTCGCTATAGCGATTACGACAATGATTATTTTATATAGCGCCTTGACGGGCGCACAATTAATAGATGTTGAACGCAAAAGGAACACCGCTGTCCGATTGCTTGCTTCACCGGTAACGAAAATAGAAATTTTCGCGGGTAAATTAGCAGGGCTTGTCGTGCTGAATTTAATACTCACAACTATCGTAGTGCTTATCAGTAAGTAC contains these protein-coding regions:
- a CDS encoding sensor histidine kinase, encoding MELWTMSIKAILLSYVVIQSYVSVGSISPWYILYILIYLCLNISIHITKKVSITTIVLLLSLLVTAVSSTYIQPLLLLLLPLNIYELFTIYLRKRGIILLLMMVPLLLLSPEPQTILVTYGLVAMLSFLYYHLLNTYINKNAELKEDIEKRNEHIQQLTKSLNENNEYIRQADYTIKLEERNRMSQEIHDKIGHSMTGALIQMEASKRLFTSDPNKAAELLQNAINISKDGIESIRLVLKNVKPPTEQLGMNRIRLFVDEFSAKHLIRTSLTHEGNVDIITPIQWKVIQENTKEALTNAMKYSNATFISIHIEVLRSLIKVEVSDNGKGEQKVIKGLGLIGMEERAASVSGTIIVDGSRGFSVTTLIPHG
- a CDS encoding ABC transporter permease codes for the protein MNVFRIMLKELKVIRDPKMLLFLVVSPLLTMLILGTALTNAFNGSLTVEEIKVLYKNNSTSSELSTYWDDFTGQMRQAGIKLEKADEKTDGKIEVKNNRYAGYVEISDSGLNFYSSSQSLIESDIAKSVLASFTDRYRLAAEISGTDTEQVDAITIGSGAKSYVVEESLNAPRKPGAMDYFAIAITTMIILYSALTGAQLIDVERKRNTAVRLLASPVTKIEIFAGKLAGLVVLNLILTTIVVLISKYMFNAYWGENLGLVFLTLFTEIIFAVSMGLGFSYIIKGNGSGTVVMIIIQLAAFLGGSYFPVEKATGIMATLSSLSPLQWSNAALLEMIYADSLSAAINAMLLNIGFAVVLLGIALTMMRRKEGL
- a CDS encoding ABC transporter ATP-binding protein, whose translation is MNVLEIKQLTKKFGDFIAVDNITMSVKDGEIFGFLGANGAGKSTAINMIASLLRITKGEIEVLGKSIAKHGKFAKMNIGIVPQELAIYEDMTAYENVHFFAGLYGLRGAELKERVIEALAFVGLGDKHKSYPKNFSGGMKRRLNIACAIAHRPKLLIMDEPTVGIDPQSRNYILGSVKKLNELGSTIFYTSHYMEEVEEICTRIAIIDHGKIIAEGTKGQLKAIITNQKNIGIEVRSAENLNKNKLEGIAGVNRVEVEDRIVKITSDSEVNNLNRIIQQLMADDIEIRSVEENEPSLETVFLTLTGRSLRD
- a CDS encoding response regulator transcription factor; the protein is MKIKIIIADDNPFIREGMRIILTTFDEFEVLATVQDGQEAVDFCLENEVDVALLDVQMPNMNGVEATKLISEQTGTKALILTTFDDEAFIIDAIRNGAKGYLLKNNDPERIRDAIITVYNGHNVLQDAVLDKLKTSLLLDKDKDQKEDRGSKIDRSLFTDREHDIMLLIAKGLSNREISKRLFISEGTIANHITSILGKKGFTHRTQIAIYFLTGEVD
- a CDS encoding carbohydrate ABC transporter permease, yielding MIRETTLRSRVFDITLLVVLLLIAFLCILPLWYTLAVSLSEKSAAAAGKVWLWPVGFNFNSYQQIIGDRSFFNSFWISIQRVVLGATITFVVTTMMAYPLSRSPREFRMRNVFMWILVFTLLFNGGLIPWYMTVKAIGLYDTIWALVLGGGVPVFNVILIVNYFRNLPKELDEAALVDGAGPWRMLVTIYVPLAVPVLATVTLFTIVYHWNEFFHGLVLTSGQDHYPLQTLIQQFVVVIDASNMTEDQYKRMNELSNQTLNAAKIFIAMLPVLIVYPFLQRFFIHGITLGSVKE
- a CDS encoding ABC transporter permease, which gives rise to MRNRSFIKHYYIMLLPGFLWLLFISIIPMFGIAIAFQDFNPGQGIWKSTWIGLENFEYMFSLNDTKTIFFNTVNIAVMKIAGNLIVPLIFAIMLNELRLMVVKRWVQTIVYLPHFLSWVILSGILLDVFSYTGPVNGLLNILGIEPVLFFARADLFPFIVVGSDVWKEFGFNTIIYLAALTGISPSLYEAASIDGATRMRRIWHVTLPGLRTTIVLLAVLSLGNVLNAGFDQIFNLYNPLLYSTGDIIDTWVYREGLLNMQYGLATAVGLLKSVVSFVLIIVSYLLASKFANYRIF